atgagattttgattttaaaataaatatgattaactTTTATTAACATACTTAAGGCCGATatactaaatatataaatgtatttgggatataaaatattgtttaaaatattatagatgaattattttaatgtaagtTTTTGTGAGTATTAGGATTTAGAGAAGATTTGTTTATTATTGGTCATAATCTTAGTAGGGTCACCTTAGGGTATAGATAGAGAGCTGAATTGGGTAAACAATTCAGATTATCTGATACACCAATTATCAATTGACTGTGACATTTTTCACATCTGATTTTCCATTTACTTTAAAAAAGACAACATTTTAGTACATTTCGTCCTCTGCTGGACtgactcttttttattttttgtcttttctttaaataaattaattagatttttaatatctttttaaagtTGGCAAATCATACCACTTGATTGAAAACTTAAAGGAaggaaaatatatatgtttatttttaaaattaaggtaaaataaattaaactaatttaatttcaaatgtagtgatttatgaaataaattttattatatgtatacgttttaatttaagataatattattttcaatttataaaattgtaattgtcACTTTTTTCAAAATGACCTCAAATATAAACTTTCAGTTAAAACTCATCTAAGTGGATTGAAGttagaataatgatattttaacaacattttaacatcatctataTATCATTTTGTGATTTGTctttgttggtgtttatgattattattattgattgtggagtaattttagATCAATCACGTAGATAATgtaaaaaatgttgtcaaaatattattatttttgaagttaTTCTTTacgttaaaattaaaattaatttgtttcgGTTGACCATAAAACCAGACCTATGCAAAAATTGTACtacattaaaattgatatttctAACCATTTTCTCATCAATTCAAGATCAAAATtatatagtgaaaaataaaagttacatttttttttcttgggacttattatatatttgttgtcttatagtttaatcaaataaattatagtagtcggtattttttttatgtagaaATTCATATTAAACTAAATATGAAAACCGTGTAAAAAATATCGTATTGAcagtatatattttaatgaaatcctttattttaaaaaattagctCATAGTAATATCAATATCAACGAAAGGATTTATAACTcatagtaatataaaaaattaattaatttttttttctagtaaatTTGTATACTTAGAAATCATCCGTTTTTGTTTTTACGCATATAATCGTAATCTCTTTCGGCTTGTAAGCATAAAGTTGTTAATAATACTTGGAATGTCTTGTTTTTATCATGTTGAATGCCTTATTTTGAAAATCCAAAGAAGTAAACTTTATGAATTGAAGTTTTTGGAAGGgatgaaagattaaaaatttGGAGTTTATAAGCTAAAAAATGGTGAAAGAGTTTTGAGGGATGTTGTGTCTGTTGCGTGAAAGGGACAGGACAAATGATTGTTCTTCGTGTCTTTTTAAAGATCACGAATAGTCGATAAGCGTTGGCATCAATTATACTTTTATCGGCTCCACATTAGTTCGCATCCAAAAGACCGAAGCCAAAGAGAAGAGGACCAAAATCTTTGTTTTTTCGGCCACGCATGATAAAGCTTGCAGTGTTTTAGCCTCGCTTGCACGTACAACTGACACTCTTATTTCATGGATTTCCAAGCACCACCAACCTTAGCTTCTCACTTTCTTTCAGTCTGTGGTCTTTGTAGTGCTGACTGCTTTTCGCCATGTTCTGTCGCTGTAGTTCAACTTGGCAAGACGTTAAAGCTTCTTTTCTGGTTTCTGCAAAAGCCCTTCATACATGCAACCTTACAACCTGTCCCTCCAAGAACTTGGAGTAGACTAAGTTTCAAAAACATCTCCTTTGGGACCACCACTTCAAACCCACATCCCAAATAATTCACCATACTACCACCACACACCCATTTTCTTTCTACCTTATGCCTATCACCCTATGGACATCAAACCTATACTTCCACCCTAATGGGGCTTATCAAAATTTTTCATTAGGTCCACTAGttcaaacaaaaattcatattatGAGACCTCCATTTTCGATGAACTTTTATTCATCCCATTAATGTTAATACCATTTAAAAGTGTCACATCTCAATCTTTATGTTTGTTATATGtcaaaaattgtatttttatttaaaaaatgttatgtttGTTATAGGCTATTCCTGGTTTGCATGTATGTATATGCATGTCGCTTTATTTATGATCCACATCTTTTCAGAGAATATACAGCACCTAGGGGAAGAGGAAAACACTATCTGGATTTGATGTTGTACCATCCTCTCCTCCTCTTTTTCCCCTTCTTTTCAGCTTTTCAGCCGTTGCAAAGTTTCATTTCTTTCCCACTCTTGAACTTTCTATTCTCTCCCATCAAGACCATTGCATAAGCCATAAGCTGAGACATGGTTTGTTTGTGAGTGAAACTTCAAACTTGTTGCGCCATAAAAAACCTTTTTCCCAGCTGGAATCTGTCTTTTTCCCACTTCCCCCTCTCCTCCTGACAGAAACATAAGACAAACTTGCTTGTGTGTGTTTTCCACAGAACTACTCTGCCAAGTGAAAAATGAAGGATCCAGAGGAGCACCAAGTGAAGTCTAGAAGGCCTCTTCCAAAACCCACAGAACGTAGAAGAAGGTGCAGGAGAAGGAGCCAGTGCAAGCCAGAGAAATTACAAGAAACAGAACTTCATCCACAGCTTCCTTCCTCTGCCACTTCCAAGAGTCTTATGTTTCATCAAAGGCCTGGCTATGGTCAACTCGGGACCAAGTGTCTCGTCAAAGCTAACCATTTCCTTGCTGATATATCTGTATCTGACTTGAGCCATTACAATGTAAGTCTAATCTTATATACTGCATGgatggttaaatttaaaaaaagaaaatatatttttgccaCCCTCATGAGAATGGTTAAAGAAAAGTACATCAATTCTTCCAAAATAATCAAATCAGGGGAGTGGAGAAAGTATGAACACCTCCACATTGCAACAATTTGTCTTGCATTATCAAATTCCCAAGGGGTTGGCCTAGAATTGTTTTGAGTCACTTTGTTGCGTTTGATTTTTGTTAAGGTTAAAATAACACCTGAAGTCACTTCTCGAAAAACAAGCAAGGCTATCGTAGCAGAGTTGGTGAGGGTTCACAGGAACACTGACTTAGCCACGAGGCTCCCTGTGTATGATGGAGGAAGAAACCTTTACACTGCTGGTTTGCTTCCTTTTACATACAAAGAATTCAATGTAACGTTGAGTGAGGATGATGATGCCACTAGTGGTACCAGGTAATCTTTCAAGTTGTCTTGTTCTCTTCAAGAGTGCTATATTTTGTTCATAATCATAAGAGATCTATGACTCTTTCTGAATTTGTAACCAACGTTTGGATTTTGTTGAATGTGAGTGTCTTAAAGAgtcttaattattttgtaacagGGAAAGAAAGTTTAAGGTGGTAATCAAGTTCGCAACTCATGTTAGCATGCATCAGCTACGTGACCTTCTCAGTGGAAAGCAAGTGGACAATCCACAGGAAGCTCTAACGGTCTTTGATATTGTGTTAAGGGAGCTTGCGGCTCAGAGGTGCATTTGGGGTTGTTCTTTGAAAGTTATATGTTGACTACTTTTGTACCATtgattgtgatatttttttcatgtttcttGTGGCTTCATGTGCATTTCTAGTTACGTGTCAATTGGGAGGTTTCTTTATTCTCCGGATGTAAGAAAACCACAGCAGTTGGGTGGTGGCCTTGAATCGTGGAGGGGCTTCTACCAGAGTATAAGGCCTACTCAGATGGGATTGTCACTTAACATTGGTTAGGCTTCCACCAATAATAACTAATAAGCTTCAATCCTTTGTTTTCCATTGTCATTGGTGTTTATTCAGTTATGTTTGATTGCATTCAGATATGTCATCAATGGCTTTTATTGAACCACTACCTGTGATTGATTTTGTTGCTCAAATTTTGGGAAAAGATGTGCACTCAAAGCCTTTGTCGGATGCTGATCGTGTCAAGGTATGAATATTGTGTTTTGGAATCCCTGCAATCATTGTTAGATGAACACTATGAATGTTATTTTTTGGAAACTCTGCAATCAATGTTCTACTACACTATGAATGTTGTTTTATGGAAAACCACAACCGCAATTTGAAACCTTGCTCATAAATTATTAAGTCATTTCTCATATGCCAATATACTTTTTACTTGAACGACATCGGCATAATCAATCACTGGCTTCGGTATAATCTTGTGAGGTGAAGGGTCTTTGCTTAAAATCATTGTTTAGTGCCATAGAAGATGACTGATCAACTATTAGCCAAgcttttcttttaaacaaaaaggaaaaCGAGAAGTCTTTCTTCCAATTGACCTGACCTCATAATTTTTTCAAGTATACTTGCCAAATGTTGAAATTCATTATGAAAGTTCCCTTATCGGTTATTGAAGAATTTAATTGGTGATGTCTCTAGTTCTCAAATTGAGAGAAAGATTTAAGTAATATCTAACCAAAATATGTGTGGGCTGTCACTGGAGAACAGATAAAAAAGGCTCTAAGAGGTGTAAAAGTTGAAGTTACACATAGAGGAAATTTTCGAAGGAAGTATAGAATATCAGGACTGACTTCACAGCCTACAAGGGAGCTTATGTATGTCTTTTCTGACTTTAGAAGGTTGAAATTTACATTTTACACATATCCTCCTTTGAAATACTGTCTCTTTTCCCACTGAACAGTTTCCCTCTTGATGAGCAAATGAACATGAAATCAGTAGTAGATTATTTTCAAGAAATGTATggatttacaataaaatattctCATCTACCTTGCCTTCAAGTAGGAAGCCAAAGGAAGGTCAACTATTTGCCCATGGAGGTAATCTTTGCtttcaatttaatcaaattatattattctatTCTACCTTTCCCATAGCGAACTCATGTGAATCTTGTCCCAGGCATGCAAAATAGTTGAGGGCCAGAGATATACAAAAGGGTTAAATGAAAAGCAGATAACTTCTCTGCTGAAGTTCTCATGCCAGAGACCCCGTGAACAAGAGGCAGACATTTTACAGGTCACATTATCATGGATTCTTGATTTTACCTCAATCCTTCCCTTTctgatacatttttattttagagtcaATTGGACATTATATAGTTTGAAGTTACAATCACTGTAACTTCATCCTTTATAGTCATGCGAGCTCTTCCTGTTCTAACACGGTTTGTTTAGTTTGCTTTATTTATCTAGAGCTTGTCTGTTTACTTGCAGACAATGCAACAAAACAACTACGACAATAATCCATATGCAAAAGAGTTTGGCATCAGCATAGATAACAAGCTTGCATCTGTTGAGGCTCGGGTTCTTCCACCTCCTTGGGTAATTTTCccataattaaattgtttaccGGTTGTTTACTTTTTCCATTGtgttgataatatattttggCTCTTCTTTTTACTTATAGTTGAAATATCACGACActggaagagaaaaagaatactTGCCACAAGTTGGTCAGTGGAACATGATGAACAAGGTCAGCTCAGACGTTAACATATAGTAGTTCATTCTTTTGGTGAAAGAAGCTACTTGTTCCTGACTGATTGAAATTCTGGTAATTTTAATGCAGAAAGTAATAAATGGAAGTACTGTAAGATATTGGGCATGTATCAATTTCTCTCGAAGTTTACAGGAAAGTGCAGCTCGTGGATTTTGTCAACAGTTAGTTCAGATGTGCCAAATCTCAGGCATGGTAAAGTTTCAAAAGTTGGCCAAGTCTTGTTGCTGCATTCTTTTTTAGGCACCATTTATTTGAACTGCACTCCATACtctttgaaattataaatactcatctttcattatatattattgtcaGTCCTAGTTACATTCATTGTCAAGATGTAATGTATACCCATTCTTGTGTCACCCAATAGCTTTAGCTTTTGTGGGTTATCAGAGTGTTTACGACCAATTGGTTTAAAGTTTGATCTTCGTCAGGAATTCAGTCAGGACCCTGTGATTCCTATATATTCTGCAAGACCAGATCAGGTAAAGAAGGCTTTGAATTATGTACACTCTGCTGCTATGGATAAGCTTTGTGGGAAAGAGCTAGAGTTACTGATTGCCATTCTTCCAGACAATAATGGCTCTCTGTACGGTATGATTCTAGGTCACTCTTCCATTTGTATTACTTCATAACTATAACTAAGATGGTACTGgtttataattatagaaatgtTGAGGCTATAGTGCCTTGATGTTTCTTcatttgaacatttttttttcatttcttatgCCTGCAATCTGGTAATGCCTCTATCCTCTTTCttgaatatgtttttttccCTAGTAGATTCCTTTCTAAACATGGTATCAAGAAAAAAAGAGATGCTTAGCATTTCTCCATTATCTATATGTCAGTTTATCTGTGGAGAAAATTATTTCACACTTGCATTAAAGAAACAAACTCTTCGTTCAGGTGATCTCAAAAGGATTTGCGAAACAGATCTGGGGTTGATCTCTCAATGCTGCCTTACGAAACATGTATTCAAGATCAATAGACAATACCTTGCAAATGTGGCACTTAAAATCAATGTCAAGGTCTGCTACTAAATCTTCGATCATACTTTACAATCCAAAGTGACAGGGTGGCTACATGCTACTCTAAAATCTTTCCTTTTATATCataagtcttattttatttgtaatcattattttcatttcctttgcttaattaaactatttattcTTGCAGATGGGAGGAAGAAACACAGTACTTTTGGATGCTTTAAGTTGGAGGATTCCACTGGTCAGTGATATTCCAACAATAATATTTGGAGCTGATGTAACTCATCCGGAATCAGGAGAGGATTCTTGTCCATCCATTGCTGCTGTAAGCATTCCCAACTTCTATATACAACTAAATGGTGTCCTATGTTTGGTATGTAATTGAAAGGACTGAGAATGTTGTTTACTTTATGTGGCAGTAGGATCTTCTTCACCCTACTCTATTTCTTATTGCTTTTTGAGTGATAGTACTGGAATTATCTCACATGTCCTGTTATTCtcctatttctttttttctgacCTCTAACTGATTATGGTAATCCAGGTTGTAGCCTCCCAGGACTGGCCTGAAGTAACAAAGTATGCAGGGTTGGTCTGTGCTCAGCCTCATCGAGAAGAGCTTATTCAAGATCTTTTCAGATCTTGGAAAGATCCACAGAGGGGTGTAACATATGGTGGTATGATCAGGTACTTAACTGCCATCACTTTTAAGTTTGTCGCTTTATAAATGTGTTTGCTTCAAATTCATATAGGGTCTCCTGTTGTATTTATCTGGTTTTTCTTTAAAGGTCTTACAGTGTCTTTGGTTCACATTGCTCCACTTTGGAACTCGATAATTGACAACTAGGAAatcttaatgtttttttagCATTTATCATTTGATGTTATCCAACATCTGCATTCATATCAGTTCATGTTAATGTGTGAAACTGCAGGGAGCTTTTACTATCATTCAAGAAGGCAACGGGACAAAAACCATTGAGAATAATCTTTTACAGGTGGGATTGGATTTGTTCTGATACTGTTATGGTAGAGGTAGTTAAAAATGTGGACTATGCAGTTACTTTAACTACAATGTTATCTAATACATTATCAGGGATGGGGTAAGTGAAGGACAGTTCTACCAGGTTTTGCTATATGAGCTTGATGCCATCCGCAAGGTACTTGCAGAAAACAACTCAGAGTATAGTTATAACTTTTATCAGTATGCTATTCTCCGGTATCTATATTCTCTTTGTGTATAGGCTTGTGCATCTTTGGAACCTAGTTACCAGCCACCAGTAACATTTGTAGTAGTTCAAAAGCGGCATCACACTAGACTCTTTGCAAACAATCACGATGACAGAAATAGTACTGATAAGAGTGGAAATATCTTACCTGGTTAGTTTTCTTTTTGCTTCTACCAGCTGCCAGACTTTGGGTTTGTCAGTTGTCACTATTTTAAGGATATCTGAATGCAAGTGTTATAAGGGAATgaattcaattgaaaatataaaagattattttgGCCTAAGAAAGTTTTATGGTAACGTAGATACTGTGTGGTAGATTCTAAGATCTTTCACTCTTCTGCAAATTATCCAATTTCATCAACCTGTGTTGTAAACGTTCCATATTGGACTGATTTTAATGTAGGAACTGTGGTAGATTCTAAGATCTGCCATCCTTCTGAATTCGACTTCTACTTATGCAGTCATGCAGGAATTCAGGTATGATAATGGTATTGGTGCTGCCACATTGGTTAGGACATAGGACTGAAAACCTGCATAAATTTCTGCAATCAGCATCTTATTGTTGTAAACCATTAAAATATCTAGTGTGTAGCAGCATTGATTTTATGTTGGTGATGGGCAATTTACAGGGTACAAGTAGACCAGCACACTATCATGTCCTCTGGGACGAGAACAATTTCACTGCAGACGAGATTCAGTCTCTTACCAACAATTTATGCTACACGTAAATGATTTTTCTGTTCATCATCTCAGATTTATTATGCTATATTTCTAAGATGACATAACCTTCCTTAACATTTTGGTTGCAGTTATGCAAGATGTACACGGTCTGTTTCTGTAGGTAATCATGCTAAACTCAGACAGTATATCTTTGGACAAACTTCTCAAAATGGacttttagaaaagaaaaataatgaaataagttTTCCTATAACATATAATTAGTTTATGaccaaattaaacaataaatatttatagaagtATGCTATAAGTTTATACAAATTAACTTGTGTATGAAccttttttgctttttttcttattttttataaagtttatgtTGTGTTTGCAGTGCCTCCCGCATACTATGCTCATCTAGCAGCCTACAGGGCTCGATTCTACATGGAACCTGATGTTGTTGAGATTTCCAAACTGCGAGGAACAAGATCGAAAGAGGGGCCAGTTCGGCCACTGCCTGCTCTGAAAGAGAAGGTGAAAAATGTAATGTTTTACTGTTGAATGAGATGCAATAAGAGGCTTCAGAATAGAGAAACAGTAGCATATATAGTCAACAGAAACTAATTAGAGGTGACAAATTTGTCAATGTTATATTATAAGCATCTTCTGCATGGAAAATTTTGACTATATCTTTATAGTCCTAGTTTTATCTGCATAATTGATGAGTCTATcaagaaaaaatttatcaaaaagatACAACAACAAGAAAAACTGAGTCCAATTTACATCAGAAGAAATTGACATCATTTCGGGTTGATAGGTAATATATATAAGAGAATCTAATCTTCatcaaataatacaattttcttAAACAAGTAATACTAAATTTTGGTGACATAATCATGACTTTTCTAAACGTGTATTAGGAAAATCAAGTCCTTATTATTGAAGGAAGTAAAATGGATTTACATAAATATCATCATATGAGTGTTCTTTAGACAACTAACAACAACAGAGAAGTAagcattataattttaaaaaatgttaaaatttacaaCTAGAAGTTCACCtctatctaaaatttaattataacattGTCTTGGAAtagttttaaagaaaagaaaatcttcaCCAACTTAAATCTTAAAAGGAGAGAGAGGGGTTTGGTTCAGATGTAGACATAGCTCGAGATTTCAATTGACTTTGATGAATAATCATCATGTCCTATTGGGTGgcatttgaatttgaatttgattgagCTCCTTTACTTTCCTTAATTAAGATTTGCATATAACTGATCTTTTAAGTTGAAGCTAATCACACATTTCTTCCTAATTCCCAACCCTTggatataatttttaatgaacGGTACTGCATcactttcaaataatatattccCGGAAAACACGAAACTTGTGGAATCTATGCTTTTTAATATAACCa
This Vigna angularis cultivar LongXiaoDou No.4 chromosome 4, ASM1680809v1, whole genome shotgun sequence DNA region includes the following protein-coding sequences:
- the LOC108329944 gene encoding protein argonaute PNH1; amino-acid sequence: MKDPEEHQVKSRRPLPKPTERRRRCRRRSQCKPEKLQETELHPQLPSSATSKSLMFHQRPGYGQLGTKCLVKANHFLADISVSDLSHYNVKITPEVTSRKTSKAIVAELVRVHRNTDLATRLPVYDGGRNLYTAGLLPFTYKEFNVTLSEDDDATSGTRERKFKVVIKFATHVSMHQLRDLLSGKQVDNPQEALTVFDIVLRELAAQSYVSIGRFLYSPDVRKPQQLGGGLESWRGFYQSIRPTQMGLSLNIDMSSMAFIEPLPVIDFVAQILGKDVHSKPLSDADRVKIKKALRGVKVEVTHRGNFRRKYRISGLTSQPTRELIFPLDEQMNMKSVVDYFQEMYGFTIKYSHLPCLQVGSQRKVNYLPMEACKIVEGQRYTKGLNEKQITSLLKFSCQRPREQEADILQTMQQNNYDNNPYAKEFGISIDNKLASVEARVLPPPWLKYHDTGREKEYLPQVGQWNMMNKKVINGSTVRYWACINFSRSLQESAARGFCQQLVQMCQISGMEFSQDPVIPIYSARPDQVKKALNYVHSAAMDKLCGKELELLIAILPDNNGSLYGDLKRICETDLGLISQCCLTKHVFKINRQYLANVALKINVKMGGRNTVLLDALSWRIPLVSDIPTIIFGADVTHPESGEDSCPSIAAVVASQDWPEVTKYAGLVCAQPHREELIQDLFRSWKDPQRGVTYGGMIRELLLSFKKATGQKPLRIIFYRDGVSEGQFYQVLLYELDAIRKACASLEPSYQPPVTFVVVQKRHHTRLFANNHDDRNSTDKSGNILPGTVVDSKICHPSEFDFYLCSHAGIQGTSRPAHYHVLWDENNFTADEIQSLTNNLCYTYARCTRSVSVVPPAYYAHLAAYRARFYMEPDVVEISKLRGTRSKEGPVRPLPALKEKVKNVMFYC